In the genome of Fusobacterium necrogenes, one region contains:
- the lepB gene encoding signal peptidase I, whose protein sequence is MEKSKLILNGIFYIIITIIFIILFVKEKQIGAFIKTNRDKFSDNLVLKLGWEGKSSGIFFKKAIAFIESIGTALILVLIIQKIYLGNFLVPTGSMEPTIMPKDRLFGNMVVYKFRKPERNEIIVFKEPIQNKVLYTKRVMGLPGEKVFLRDNHLYINDERIDIREYSSLGQLGEDNYWIIPKKGDTIEVIPGANYGEYTWSKSGKPVDVAEVQKQLVDNPGAVAQILPDLEFRVNGEKTGMVLDIIHDSKAVEKILSGEKVTVTADEDYYLALGDNTNGSYDSRMWGFVKESRIKGKAFVRFWPLNRISLLK, encoded by the coding sequence ATGGAAAAAAGTAAATTAATATTGAATGGAATTTTTTATATTATTATAACAATAATATTTATAATTTTATTTGTTAAAGAGAAACAAATAGGAGCTTTTATAAAAACTAATAGAGATAAATTTTCAGACAATCTGGTTTTAAAGTTGGGTTGGGAAGGAAAAAGCTCAGGAATATTTTTTAAAAAAGCAATTGCTTTTATAGAAAGTATTGGAACAGCACTTATTTTAGTTTTAATTATTCAAAAAATTTATTTAGGAAATTTTTTAGTGCCAACAGGTTCAATGGAACCTACTATAATGCCTAAGGATAGACTCTTTGGGAATATGGTAGTCTATAAATTTAGAAAGCCAGAGAGAAATGAAATAATAGTGTTTAAAGAGCCAATTCAAAATAAAGTTTTATATACTAAAAGAGTAATGGGATTACCAGGAGAAAAGGTATTTTTAAGGGATAATCACTTATATATTAATGATGAGAGAATAGATATAAGAGAGTACTCTAGTTTAGGACAATTAGGAGAGGATAACTACTGGATAATACCTAAAAAAGGGGATACAATAGAAGTTATACCTGGAGCTAATTATGGTGAGTATACATGGAGTAAGAGTGGAAAACCAGTAGATGTTGCTGAAGTTCAAAAACAATTAGTAGATAACCCAGGAGCAGTAGCACAAATACTTCCAGATTTAGAATTTAGAGTTAATGGAGAAAAAACAGGGATGGTACTTGATATTATTCATGATTCAAAAGCTGTAGAAAAGATACTTTCTGGAGAAAAAGTTACTGTAACAGCTGATGAAGATTATTATTTAGCTTTAGGAGATAATACTAATGGTAGCTATGATTCAAGAATGTGGGGATTTGTAAAAGAGAGTAGAATAAAAGGAAAAGCTTTTGTAAGATTTTGGCCTTTGAATAGAATATCACTTTTAAAATAG
- a CDS encoding YfcC family protein encodes MNKKKMLSAYTIVFIFLLITAVLTWIVPQSIVVTNENGIQEVIYNAIFDSNGEIIRGVGAQPAGLWDIIMAPITGFQNAGAVSIAILMAGAFLGLINSVGALDAGIGGLLKRYTGTSLIAILMFVFAIFGSVFGFWEEIPAFSIVIVPLFVLAGYDVMTGLAVLFIGATAGNMASVVNPFSVGAAIGAIGNPELSLGSGMILRMVIFLALYLVGVVYVIKYANTVKKDKEKSIVAGIEVNTRVNEEGHELPELTKKRFWSIMVLVGIIILLILGYMPWYVIELDGGRTFQDVINTPINFIASIPILGSLSGFKHFTPFGDWYFGEFAFVFLLGSILIGLINRMPEEQFVKEFANGAKDLLGVILVLSVANGISVLMGSKSEGMSVTFVYWIQTALQGIPSWAFSIATVAAYVGIGFFLQSTSGVAGITMPILGAVTMALFQGSDIGAAGGQVMLISAFTVGINFMCGIYPGASTMGTLELFHVPYDRYLKFVLKILLPMLAIGCLIISASQFLGLI; translated from the coding sequence ATGAATAAAAAGAAAATGCTAAGTGCATATACTATAGTTTTTATATTTTTATTGATAACTGCTGTATTAACCTGGATAGTTCCTCAATCAATAGTTGTAACAAACGAGAATGGAATTCAAGAAGTAATTTATAATGCAATATTTGATAGCAATGGAGAAATTATAAGAGGAGTAGGAGCACAACCAGCTGGGCTTTGGGATATTATTATGGCACCAATAACTGGTTTCCAAAATGCTGGAGCAGTAAGTATAGCAATACTTATGGCAGGAGCATTTTTAGGATTAATTAATTCTGTAGGAGCTTTAGATGCTGGAATAGGAGGATTACTAAAAAGATATACAGGGACATCTCTTATAGCAATTTTAATGTTTGTATTTGCTATATTTGGAAGTGTTTTTGGTTTTTGGGAGGAGATTCCTGCATTTTCAATAGTTATAGTTCCATTATTTGTATTAGCTGGTTATGATGTAATGACAGGACTTGCAGTTTTATTTATAGGAGCTACAGCTGGGAATATGGCTAGTGTTGTAAATCCATTTTCAGTAGGAGCAGCAATTGGAGCAATAGGAAATCCAGAGCTTTCTCTAGGTAGCGGGATGATTTTAAGAATGGTAATATTTTTAGCTTTATATCTAGTGGGAGTAGTATATGTTATAAAGTATGCTAATACTGTAAAAAAAGATAAAGAAAAATCAATAGTGGCAGGTATTGAAGTAAATACAAGAGTAAATGAAGAGGGACATGAATTACCTGAACTTACTAAAAAAAGATTTTGGTCGATTATGGTATTAGTTGGAATAATTATATTACTAATATTAGGTTATATGCCTTGGTATGTAATAGAATTAGATGGTGGAAGAACATTTCAAGATGTTATAAATACTCCTATTAATTTCATAGCTTCAATACCTATATTAGGAAGTTTAAGTGGCTTTAAACATTTCACTCCTTTTGGTGATTGGTATTTTGGAGAATTTGCCTTTGTTTTCTTATTAGGGTCAATATTAATTGGATTAATAAATAGAATGCCAGAGGAGCAGTTTGTAAAAGAGTTTGCAAATGGTGCTAAGGATTTATTAGGAGTAATATTAGTACTTTCTGTTGCTAATGGTATATCTGTACTTATGGGAAGTAAAAGTGAAGGAATGTCTGTAACATTTGTTTATTGGATTCAAACAGCTCTTCAAGGAATACCATCTTGGGCTTTTTCAATAGCAACAGTGGCTGCTTATGTAGGAATAGGATTTTTCTTACAATCTACAAGTGGAGTAGCAGGAATAACAATGCCAATATTAGGTGCTGTAACAATGGCACTTTTTCAAGGTTCAGATATTGGAGCTGCTGGTGGGCAAGTAATGTTGATATCAGCATTTACTGTGGGGATTAATTTTATGTGTGGAATTTATCCTGGAGCAAGTACAATGGGGACATTAGAATTATTCCATGTACCATATGATAGATACTTAAAGTTTGTATTGAAAATATTATTACCAATGTTAGCGATAGGTTGTTTAATAATTTCAGCTTCACAATTTTTAGGATTAATTTAA
- a CDS encoding Sapep family Mn(2+)-dependent dipeptidase produces MNNNNYYEKLENNFSEFLNNLDRIVSIPSYYQEDSTKYPFGENIQKVLEEMIDICKELGFRTYIDSEGYYGYAEIGSGEKLVGVLGHLDVVPPGDLSKWENDPFKSVIKDGKYYGRGAQDDKGPTLAAIYALKILLDCGFKLKYRVRFIFGTDEENLWRDMPKYVEKEEMPTVGFTPDSKFPLIYSEKGLLQCKLIAKNESGLVFKGGDAFNSVPSNIIVPKSEELIKVLEELNYEFKDKDEVIEIVGKSVHAQVAETGINAINRYMHALTKLGKETKSGKFITENLIGYDFAEPIFGVVKDEHSGELKFNVGKIEFTEENEILMIDMRIPVTYDKEKIVETLSRKAKEYGFEYTQYDYLKSIYVPLDSELITTLMSAYQEITGDMESQPVASGGATYARAMNNCVAFGCVLPGSPKTEHQPNEYIILDDIKKAMKIYMKAFEKFNK; encoded by the coding sequence ATGAATAATAATAATTACTATGAAAAACTAGAAAATAATTTTTCAGAGTTTTTAAATAATTTAGATAGAATAGTTTCTATTCCAAGTTATTATCAAGAAGATTCTACTAAATATCCATTTGGAGAAAATATTCAAAAAGTGTTGGAAGAGATGATAGATATTTGTAAAGAATTAGGTTTTAGAACTTATATTGACTCAGAAGGATATTATGGATATGCTGAAATAGGTAGTGGAGAAAAATTAGTAGGAGTATTAGGACATCTTGATGTAGTTCCACCAGGAGATTTAAGTAAATGGGAGAATGACCCTTTTAAATCTGTAATAAAAGATGGAAAATATTATGGAAGAGGAGCACAAGATGATAAAGGACCTACTCTAGCTGCTATATATGCATTAAAAATACTTTTAGATTGTGGATTTAAATTAAAATACAGAGTAAGATTTATATTTGGAACAGATGAGGAAAATTTATGGAGAGATATGCCAAAGTATGTTGAAAAAGAGGAAATGCCCACAGTAGGCTTTACTCCAGATTCGAAATTTCCATTAATTTATTCAGAAAAAGGATTGTTACAATGTAAACTTATAGCTAAAAATGAGAGCGGTTTAGTATTTAAAGGGGGAGATGCATTTAACTCTGTTCCATCAAATATTATAGTGCCAAAAAGTGAAGAATTAATAAAAGTATTAGAAGAATTAAATTATGAATTTAAAGATAAAGATGAAGTTATAGAGATAGTAGGAAAAAGTGTTCATGCACAAGTGGCAGAAACTGGAATAAATGCTATTAATAGATATATGCATGCTCTTACAAAACTAGGAAAAGAAACTAAATCAGGAAAATTTATAACTGAAAATTTAATAGGATATGATTTTGCTGAACCAATTTTTGGAGTAGTAAAAGATGAACATTCAGGGGAATTAAAATTTAATGTAGGTAAGATAGAATTTACTGAAGAAAATGAAATATTAATGATAGATATGAGAATACCTGTAACTTATGATAAAGAAAAAATAGTAGAAACTTTATCAAGAAAAGCTAAAGAGTATGGATTTGAATATACACAGTATGATTATTTAAAATCTATATATGTGCCATTAGATTCTGAATTAATCACAACTTTAATGAGTGCTTATCAAGAAATTACAGGAGATATGGAGTCTCAACCAGTAGCAAGTGGAGGAGCAACATATGCTAGAGCTATGAATAATTGTGTAGCTTTTGGATGTGTTTTACCAGGAAGTCCTAAGACTGAGCATCAACCAAATGAGTATATTATATTAGATGATATAAAGAAAGCTATGAAAATTTATATGAAAGCTTTTGAAAAGTTTAATAAATAA
- the rplS gene encoding 50S ribosomal protein L19: MKEKLIQLVEQSYLRNDIPEFKAGDTIAVYYKVVEGNKERVQLFEGVVIRVNGGGIAKTFTIRKVTAGVGVERIIPVNSPMIDKIEVLKVGRVRRSKLYYLRGLSGKKARIKEIRK; this comes from the coding sequence ATGAAAGAAAAATTAATTCAATTAGTAGAGCAAAGCTACTTAAGAAATGACATTCCTGAATTTAAAGCTGGAGATACTATTGCAGTATACTACAAAGTTGTAGAAGGAAACAAAGAAAGAGTTCAATTATTCGAAGGAGTAGTTATTAGAGTAAATGGTGGAGGAATTGCAAAAACTTTCACAATAAGAAAAGTAACTGCTGGTGTAGGAGTAGAAAGAATAATCCCTGTAAACTCTCCAATGATCGATAAAATCGAAGTATTAAAAGTTGGAAGAGTAAGAAGATCTAAACTTTACTATTTAAGAGGACTTTCTGGTAAAAAAGCAAGAATCAAAGAAATCAGAAAATAA
- the nifU gene encoding Fe-S cluster assembly scaffold protein NifU, with amino-acid sequence MQYTEKVMDHFMNPHNVGVIENPSGYGKVGNPSCGDIMEIFIKVEDDIITDVKFRTFGCASAIASSSVSTDLVLGKSIEEALKLTNKKVVEELGGLPPVKMHCSVLAEEAIQLAINDYLSKKEKDKEE; translated from the coding sequence ATGCAATATACAGAAAAAGTAATGGATCATTTTATGAATCCACATAATGTTGGAGTTATTGAAAATCCTTCAGGATATGGAAAGGTAGGAAATCCATCTTGTGGAGATATAATGGAGATATTTATAAAGGTTGAGGATGATATTATAACAGATGTTAAATTTAGAACATTTGGTTGTGCTTCAGCTATAGCTAGTTCATCTGTTTCAACTGATTTAGTATTAGGAAAATCAATAGAAGAGGCACTAAAATTAACGAATAAAAAAGTTGTAGAAGAGTTAGGTGGTTTACCTCCTGTTAAGATGCATTGTTCAGTTTTAGCAGAGGAAGCTATACAATTAGCTATTAATGATTATTTATCAAAGAAAGAAAAAGATAAAGAAGAATAG
- a CDS encoding cysteine desulfurase family protein, which produces MKVYLDNNATTKMDNEVFEAMVPYLTEFYGNSSSLHLFGKETNKALMESRQSIANFLGSEADEIIFTASGSESDNLAIRGIARAYKNRGKHIITSPIEHPAVKNTLKDLAEDGYEVTTIPVDHNGVLDIEALKAAIKDDTILITVMHANNEVGSFQPIEEIGKIAKENRIIFHVDAVQTMGKLDIKPKEMGIDLLSFSAHKFYGPKGVAGLFWRNGVRFGKVLTGGGQEKKRRPGTSNIPGIVGMAKALELAYRDMTDEWKKEEELRNYLEDEIVKRIPEVVVNAKDVRRLPGTSSITFKYLEGESILLSLSYKGIAVSSGSACSSDELQASHVLLAMGIEPEFAHGTIRFGIGKYNTKEEINYVIDSVVEIIAKLRMISPLWNAYQASK; this is translated from the coding sequence ACATCTGTTTGGTAAGGAAACAAATAAAGCATTAATGGAGTCGAGACAGAGTATAGCAAACTTTTTAGGGTCTGAAGCAGATGAAATTATTTTTACCGCATCAGGAAGTGAGTCGGATAACTTAGCTATAAGAGGTATTGCTAGAGCTTATAAAAATAGAGGAAAACATATAATAACAAGTCCGATAGAACATCCAGCTGTAAAGAATACATTGAAAGATTTAGCCGAAGATGGCTATGAGGTAACTACTATACCAGTAGATCATAATGGAGTTTTAGATATAGAAGCTCTAAAAGCAGCTATTAAAGATGATACAATATTAATAACTGTAATGCATGCAAATAATGAAGTTGGATCATTTCAACCAATAGAAGAGATAGGAAAAATAGCTAAGGAAAATAGAATAATATTCCATGTAGATGCAGTTCAAACAATGGGAAAGTTAGATATAAAACCTAAAGAGATGGGAATAGATCTTTTGTCATTTTCAGCACATAAATTTTATGGGCCAAAAGGAGTAGCAGGATTATTTTGGAGAAATGGAGTAAGATTTGGAAAAGTTTTAACTGGTGGAGGACAAGAGAAAAAAAGAAGACCAGGAACTTCAAATATTCCAGGAATAGTTGGGATGGCTAAAGCTCTTGAGTTAGCTTATAGAGATATGACTGATGAGTGGAAAAAAGAAGAAGAGTTAAGAAATTATCTTGAAGATGAAATTGTTAAAAGAATTCCAGAAGTAGTAGTAAATGCAAAAGATGTTAGGAGATTACCGGGAACTTCAAGTATAACATTTAAATATCTTGAAGGGGAATCTATACTTTTAAGTTTAAGCTATAAAGGAATAGCGGTAAGTTCAGGTTCTGCTTGTTCATCTGATGAGTTACAAGCATCTCATGTACTATTAGCTATGGGAATAGAGCCAGAGTTTGCTCACGGAACTATAAGGTTTGGTATTGGAAAATACAATACTAAGGAAGAGATAAATTATGTAATTGATTCGGTTGTGGAGATTATCGCAAAATTAAGAATGATATCTCCATTATGGAATGCTTATCAAGCAAGTAAATAG